The following are encoded together in the Pseudomonas sediminis genome:
- the trpB gene encoding tryptophan synthase subunit beta, with amino-acid sequence MTSFRTGPDARGLFGRFGGQFVAETLMPLINSLAAEYEKAKSDPAFLEELAYFQRDYIGRASPLYFAERLSEHFGGAKIYLKREDLNHTGAHKINNCIGQILLAKRMGKQRIIAETGAGMHGVATATVAARFGMQCVVYMGTTDIERQQANVFRMKLLGAEVIPVTAGTGTLKDAMNEALRDWVTNVHNTFYLIGTAAGPHPYPAMVRDFQSVIGNEVREQILEKEGRLPDSLVACIGGGSNAIGLFHPFLDDEGVQIVGVEAAGHGVDTGKHAASMAGGAPGVLHGNRTFLLQDEDGQITDAHSISAGLDYPGVGPEHAWLHEIKRVEYVPISDDEALTAFHQCCRLEGIIPALESAHALAEAFKRAPKLPKDHLMVINLSGRGDKDMQTVMHHMGEQEKHA; translated from the coding sequence ATGACCTCATTTCGCACCGGCCCCGACGCTCGCGGCCTGTTCGGCCGCTTCGGCGGTCAGTTCGTCGCCGAAACCCTGATGCCGCTGATCAACTCGCTGGCCGCTGAATACGAGAAGGCCAAGAGCGATCCGGCCTTCCTCGAAGAACTGGCCTACTTCCAGCGCGACTACATCGGCCGCGCCAGCCCGCTGTATTTCGCCGAGCGCCTGAGCGAGCACTTCGGCGGGGCGAAGATCTACCTCAAGCGCGAAGACCTGAACCACACCGGTGCGCACAAGATCAACAACTGCATTGGCCAGATCCTGCTGGCCAAGCGCATGGGCAAGCAGCGCATCATCGCCGAGACCGGTGCGGGCATGCACGGCGTGGCCACCGCCACCGTGGCTGCGCGCTTCGGCATGCAGTGCGTGGTGTACATGGGCACCACCGACATCGAGCGCCAGCAGGCCAACGTTTTCCGCATGAAGCTGCTCGGCGCCGAGGTGATCCCGGTCACCGCCGGCACCGGTACCCTCAAGGACGCCATGAACGAAGCCCTGCGCGACTGGGTGACCAACGTCCACAACACCTTCTACCTGATCGGCACCGCTGCCGGCCCGCATCCGTATCCGGCCATGGTGCGCGACTTCCAGTCGGTGATCGGCAACGAAGTGCGCGAACAGATCCTGGAGAAGGAAGGGCGCCTGCCCGACTCACTGGTGGCCTGCATCGGCGGCGGCTCCAACGCCATCGGCCTGTTCCACCCCTTCCTCGATGACGAAGGCGTGCAGATCGTTGGCGTCGAAGCCGCCGGTCACGGCGTCGATACCGGCAAGCATGCCGCCAGCATGGCCGGTGGCGCGCCAGGCGTGCTGCACGGCAACCGCACCTTCCTGCTGCAGGACGAGGACGGCCAGATCACCGACGCTCACTCGATTTCCGCCGGCCTCGACTACCCCGGCGTCGGCCCGGAACACGCCTGGTTGCACGAGATCAAGCGCGTCGAATACGTGCCGATCAGCGATGACGAAGCGCTCACCGCCTTCCACCAGTGCTGCCGTCTGGAAGGCATCATCCCGGCCCTGGAAAGCGCCCACGCGCTGGCCGAAGCCTTCAAACGCGCACCCAAGCTGCCTAAGGATCACCTGATGGTGATCAACCTGTCCGGTCGTGGCGACAAGGACATGCAGACCGTGATGCACCACATGGGCGAACAGGAGAAACACGCATGA
- a CDS encoding amino acid ABC transporter permease, whose translation MNYLPDFGQALLVTLGISFAGAAFGLLLGFVLNAPRLAVPGFIGLYRLYVWLVRGTPFLAQLLLIYFGLPVLGLTLDAVQASILALGLYSAAYFAELLRSAWASVPNGQLEAARVHGLSGVQTFWHIQAPQAMAFALPLLGNQVILTIKESAVVSIITVPELTMTAGQIVSSTFSYVVPYVLLVLSYWLLTLLVGFVAAGLGRRATRYLRG comes from the coding sequence ATGAACTACCTCCCCGATTTCGGTCAGGCGTTGCTGGTCACCCTGGGCATCAGCTTTGCCGGCGCGGCCTTCGGTCTGCTGCTGGGCTTCGTGCTCAATGCCCCGCGCCTGGCCGTGCCCGGTTTCATCGGCCTGTATCGGCTGTACGTCTGGCTGGTGCGCGGAACACCGTTCCTGGCCCAACTGCTGCTGATCTACTTTGGCCTGCCGGTGCTGGGTCTGACCCTCGATGCGGTGCAGGCCAGCATCCTGGCGCTGGGGTTGTACAGCGCGGCCTATTTCGCCGAACTGCTGCGTTCGGCCTGGGCCAGCGTGCCCAACGGGCAGCTGGAGGCGGCGCGCGTGCACGGCCTCAGTGGCGTGCAGACCTTCTGGCATATCCAGGCACCGCAGGCCATGGCCTTCGCCCTGCCGCTGCTGGGCAACCAGGTGATCCTGACCATCAAGGAGAGCGCGGTGGTGTCGATCATCACCGTGCCGGAACTGACCATGACCGCCGGACAGATCGTGTCCAGCACCTTTTCCTATGTCGTGCCCTATGTGCTGCTGGTGCTTTCGTACTGGCTGCTGACGCTGCTGGTCGGTTTCGTTGCCGCCGGGCTTGGCCGGCGTGCCACGCGCTACCTGCGAGGATGA
- a CDS encoding LysR family transcriptional regulator, with protein sequence MSRDLPPLNALRAFEAAARLQSVSRAGDELHVTHGAISRQIRALEEQLGVSLFDKDGRGVKLTDAGLRLRDVTSESFERLRGVCADLRRQQEERPFVLGCPGSLLARWFIPRLDRLQRELPELNLQLSASEGELDPRRPGIDATLLFAEPPWPADMQVYALAPERIGPVLSPRYARHAELAGQAPAALLGEPLLHTASRPQAWPQWAHAQGLATAALRHGQGFEHLYYLLEAAAAGLGVAIAPQLLVADDLAAGRLVAPWGFTDTAAQLALWSRPGDSRSERLADWLRRELRRAG encoded by the coding sequence ATGAGCCGAGACCTTCCACCACTCAATGCCCTGCGCGCTTTCGAGGCCGCCGCTCGCCTGCAGAGCGTCAGCCGTGCCGGCGATGAGCTGCATGTCACCCACGGCGCGATCAGCCGGCAGATTCGTGCACTGGAGGAACAGCTCGGGGTCAGTTTGTTCGACAAGGACGGGCGCGGCGTAAAACTCACCGATGCCGGTTTGCGCCTGCGCGATGTCACCTCGGAAAGCTTCGAGCGCTTGCGTGGCGTGTGCGCCGATCTGCGCCGTCAGCAGGAAGAGCGGCCCTTCGTTCTCGGCTGCCCCGGCAGTCTGCTGGCGCGCTGGTTCATCCCGCGCCTGGATCGCCTGCAGCGCGAGTTGCCGGAGCTCAACCTGCAACTGTCGGCCAGCGAGGGCGAGCTGGACCCACGCCGCCCGGGTATCGACGCCACGCTGCTGTTCGCCGAGCCGCCCTGGCCGGCTGACATGCAGGTATACGCGCTGGCGCCCGAGCGCATCGGGCCGGTGCTCAGCCCTCGTTATGCGCGGCATGCCGAGCTTGCCGGGCAGGCACCTGCGGCGCTGCTCGGCGAGCCCTTGCTGCACACCGCTTCGCGCCCGCAAGCCTGGCCTCAGTGGGCGCATGCGCAAGGGTTGGCAACGGCTGCGCTCAGGCATGGGCAGGGCTTCGAGCACCTCTACTACTTGCTCGAAGCGGCCGCTGCCGGCCTCGGCGTGGCCATCGCGCCACAGCTGCTGGTGGCCGACGACCTCGCGGCAGGCCGTCTGGTTGCGCCCTGGGGCTTTACCGACACCGCGGCGCAACTGGCGCTCTGGTCGCGCCCCGGCGATAGCCGCAGCGAGCGCCTGGCCGACTGGTTGCGGCGCGAATTGCGGAGAGCGGGCTGA
- a CDS encoding cupin domain-containing protein, whose amino-acid sequence MRKPSPTPSTKAHHTDGLPSLGMRLRHARKVAGLTLKQVAVAAGCSESLISKLENDAASPSLAMLHRLAGALGSNVSTLTSEEWVSDEPVLRAGDRPVKRFVKRNKDGDIGLERITHLQKGGLLQGNIHIVAPGVASDGLIEHPGEEMGYVLTGSIELTIGEQTYSLTAGDAFHFPSNLPHGYRNGGDSEARILWVNTPVTF is encoded by the coding sequence ATGCGCAAACCCAGTCCTACCCCTTCGACCAAGGCTCACCACACCGATGGCCTGCCCAGCCTGGGCATGCGCCTGCGCCATGCGCGCAAGGTCGCCGGGCTGACGCTCAAGCAGGTGGCGGTTGCCGCTGGCTGCTCGGAAAGCCTGATCTCCAAGCTGGAGAACGATGCGGCCTCGCCTTCGCTGGCCATGCTGCACCGTTTGGCGGGCGCGCTGGGCAGCAACGTGTCGACGCTCACGTCCGAGGAATGGGTCTCCGACGAGCCCGTGCTGCGTGCCGGCGACAGGCCGGTGAAGCGTTTCGTCAAACGCAACAAGGACGGCGATATCGGCCTGGAGCGCATCACGCATCTGCAGAAGGGTGGGCTGCTGCAGGGCAATATCCATATCGTTGCGCCCGGCGTGGCCAGTGACGGTCTGATCGAACACCCAGGCGAGGAAATGGGCTACGTGCTGACCGGCAGCATTGAACTGACCATCGGCGAGCAGACCTACAGCCTGACGGCTGGCGATGCCTTCCATTTCCCCAGCAACCTGCCTCACGGCTACCGCAACGGTGGCGATAGCGAGGCCCGCATTCTCTGGGTCAATACGCCGGTCACCTTCTGA
- a CDS encoding M20 family metallo-hydrolase has product MTAVRVMNAVRGERLQGLLATLADFGGLEGGGMNRQALSAEDLDARAWLIGEARRIGCRVWTDACANLFIRRDGLQDLPPVMTGSHIDTQPNGGRYDGCYGVMAGLECLLALHDQNLRTRRPIELVVWTNEEGSRFSPGAMGSSAFVEPQRMGAYRGSLDANGISLAQALDAHAERFADLPLREKIAAHAFVELHIEQGPVLERAEVPLGVVSGIQGVRWYQIRCQGASAHAGTTPMDMRRDAMLEATRCLPAIEALAERLAGAQQRLTFGRWQVKPNSINTVAGDVTFSIDFRHADPAVLEAFDAELPNCLPEGAELQPLFSHPPVAFEAGIVELLQQAADATGEASLSLRSGAFHDAMYLAGHCPTGMLFVPSRDGISHNPNEYTEPSQLEAGARALAWSLVQLAEQA; this is encoded by the coding sequence ATGACGGCTGTACGGGTGATGAATGCCGTGCGTGGTGAACGCCTGCAGGGTTTGCTGGCAACCCTGGCCGACTTCGGCGGCCTTGAGGGCGGCGGGATGAATCGCCAGGCGCTTTCGGCGGAGGATCTCGACGCCCGCGCCTGGCTGATCGGCGAAGCCCGGCGCATCGGTTGCCGGGTGTGGACGGATGCCTGCGCCAACCTGTTCATTCGCCGCGACGGCTTGCAAGACCTGCCGCCGGTGATGACCGGCAGCCATATCGATACCCAGCCCAACGGCGGCCGTTATGACGGCTGCTACGGCGTTATGGCCGGGCTGGAATGCCTGCTGGCCCTGCATGACCAGAATCTGCGTACGCGCCGGCCTATCGAGCTGGTGGTCTGGACCAACGAGGAAGGCAGCCGTTTCAGCCCGGGGGCCATGGGCTCCAGTGCCTTCGTCGAGCCACAGCGCATGGGTGCCTATCGCGGCAGCCTCGATGCCAATGGCATCAGCCTGGCGCAGGCGCTGGACGCCCATGCCGAGCGTTTCGCCGACCTGCCGCTGCGCGAGAAGATCGCCGCCCATGCCTTCGTCGAGCTGCATATCGAGCAGGGCCCGGTGCTGGAGCGAGCCGAGGTGCCACTGGGGGTGGTGTCCGGTATCCAGGGCGTGCGCTGGTATCAGATTCGCTGCCAGGGCGCCTCGGCCCACGCCGGTACCACGCCGATGGACATGCGCCGTGACGCCATGCTGGAGGCCACGCGTTGCCTGCCGGCCATCGAGGCCTTGGCCGAGCGCCTGGCCGGTGCCCAACAGCGACTGACCTTCGGCCGCTGGCAGGTGAAACCCAATTCGATCAATACCGTGGCGGGCGACGTGACCTTCAGCATCGACTTCCGCCATGCCGACCCGGCCGTGCTGGAGGCTTTCGACGCCGAGTTGCCGAACTGCCTGCCCGAAGGCGCCGAGCTGCAGCCATTGTTCAGCCATCCGCCGGTTGCCTTCGAGGCCGGCATCGTCGAGCTGCTGCAGCAGGCCGCCGATGCCACGGGTGAGGCGTCCCTGAGCCTGCGCTCCGGTGCCTTCCACGATGCCATGTACCTGGCTGGGCATTGCCCCACCGGCATGCTTTTCGTGCCCAGCCGCGATGGCATCAGCCACAACCCCAACGAATACACCGAACCCTCCCAGCTCGAAGCCGGCGCCCGTGCGCTGGCCTGGAGCCTCGTCCAACTGGCCGAACAAGCCTGA
- a CDS encoding RNA polymerase sigma factor: MRRRFSSPLLKSFQIHYEDLLRFLARRLGDSQRAADVAQDTWLRLAHQDDGDAVRDPRAYVFRVAGNLAIDNLRRDQRLAEQQDDGEILEQLSDPLAEPESRLLAQEDLARLDAALASLPAKVREALLLNRLDGLTYAQIATRLGVSESMVGKYLIQAMRHCRQWRSEEEADA, encoded by the coding sequence ATGCGCCGCCGCTTTTCCTCGCCCTTGCTCAAGAGCTTCCAGATCCACTATGAGGATCTGTTGCGCTTTCTTGCCAGGCGCCTGGGCGACTCGCAACGCGCCGCCGATGTCGCCCAGGACACCTGGCTGCGTCTGGCCCATCAGGATGACGGCGATGCGGTGCGCGATCCGCGCGCCTATGTCTTTCGCGTGGCCGGCAACCTGGCCATCGACAACCTGCGGCGTGACCAGCGCCTGGCCGAACAACAGGACGACGGCGAGATTCTCGAGCAGCTCAGCGATCCGCTGGCCGAGCCGGAGTCGCGTCTGCTCGCCCAAGAAGATCTGGCGCGCCTCGACGCGGCGCTGGCCAGCCTGCCGGCCAAGGTCCGCGAAGCCCTGCTGCTCAATCGCCTCGACGGCCTGACCTACGCGCAGATCGCCACGCGCCTTGGGGTCTCCGAGAGCATGGTCGGCAAGTACCTGATCCAGGCCATGCGCCATTGCCGGCAGTGGCGCAGCGAAGAGGAGGCCGACGCATGA
- a CDS encoding FecR family protein: protein MSELDDQASELLLRLHAGGEQAAARAEWQRWRRQSLAHARAARDAEALWAALEHTDTARRHRQRNRPIRRWRLPAMAAALCLGLLLTLLGRPQLLENLSADYYTAVGERRLIELEDGSRVWLNSDSALSVRYSADARDLELQRGQALFEVAKDAQRPFVVQAADGQVRAVGTRFDVALRADRVQVEVSEGVVQVRSGAAPGVSVDAGQRLDYRQQQAPGPLQVLDLDNASTWQRGKLIFNQRPLGEVLAELERYLPGRILIEDAALREQRISGVVDLDQPEALLANLERLQPLRITRLPWLVLVQPR from the coding sequence ATGAGCGAGCTCGACGATCAGGCCAGCGAACTGCTGCTGCGCCTGCATGCCGGTGGCGAGCAGGCCGCTGCGCGCGCCGAATGGCAGCGCTGGCGTCGACAGAGCCTGGCGCATGCGCGCGCCGCCCGCGACGCCGAGGCGCTGTGGGCCGCGCTGGAACACACCGACACCGCCCGCCGCCATCGTCAGCGCAACCGCCCCATCCGCCGCTGGCGCCTGCCGGCGATGGCTGCGGCGCTCTGCCTGGGCCTGTTGCTGACGCTACTCGGTCGTCCGCAACTGCTGGAGAACCTCAGCGCCGACTATTACACCGCAGTCGGGGAACGCCGCCTGATCGAGCTGGAGGACGGCAGCCGGGTTTGGCTCAACAGCGACAGCGCGCTGTCGGTGCGCTACTCCGCCGACGCCCGGGACCTGGAGTTGCAGCGCGGCCAGGCGCTGTTCGAGGTGGCCAAGGATGCCCAGCGGCCGTTCGTGGTGCAGGCAGCCGACGGGCAGGTCCGCGCTGTGGGCACGCGGTTTGATGTTGCCCTGCGCGCCGATCGGGTGCAGGTGGAGGTCAGCGAAGGCGTGGTGCAGGTGCGCAGCGGCGCGGCGCCGGGCGTGAGCGTCGACGCCGGCCAGCGGCTCGACTATCGCCAGCAGCAGGCGCCCGGGCCGTTGCAGGTGCTGGACCTGGATAACGCCAGTACCTGGCAGCGCGGCAAGCTGATCTTCAATCAGCGTCCGCTCGGCGAAGTGCTGGCCGAACTGGAGCGCTACCTGCCGGGGCGCATCCTCATCGAGGATGCCGCGCTTCGCGAACAGCGCATCAGCGGCGTGGTCGATCTCGACCAGCCAGAAGCCCTGCTGGCCAATCTGGAGCGCCTGCAGCCGCTGCGCATCACCCGCCTGCCCTGGCTGGTGCTGGTGCAGCCGCGCTGA
- a CDS encoding DUF1989 domain-containing protein, which produces MSHSNHAHDYPSCCQPDNGAALGINATLNEPLSADGTPELGKTYTVPARCGRAVRLKAGEVIKIINTHGTQVCDTWLFNSEDLSEFLSMEHARAHIDRVIPKPGDELFSNRRRTIGTLLTDTSPGVHDTLIAACDLHRYTNLGVEGYHDSCADNMRLALQAIGLRAREVPQPFNLWMNIPVKADYSIEWLPPVSKAGDYVEIQAAMDCVVVMSACPQDIVPINDLNPVEVHFVVSAG; this is translated from the coding sequence ATGAGCCATTCCAACCACGCCCACGACTATCCCAGCTGCTGCCAGCCCGACAACGGCGCCGCGCTGGGCATCAACGCCACCCTCAACGAGCCGTTGTCTGCCGACGGCACGCCGGAGCTGGGCAAGACCTACACCGTGCCGGCGCGCTGCGGCCGCGCCGTGCGCCTGAAGGCCGGTGAGGTAATCAAGATCATCAACACCCACGGCACCCAGGTCTGCGACACCTGGCTGTTCAACAGCGAAGACCTCAGCGAATTCCTATCCATGGAACACGCCCGTGCGCACATCGACCGCGTCATTCCCAAGCCAGGTGACGAGCTGTTCAGCAACCGTCGCCGCACCATCGGCACCTTGCTGACCGACACCTCGCCGGGCGTGCACGACACCCTGATCGCCGCCTGCGACCTGCATCGCTACACCAACCTCGGTGTCGAGGGATATCACGACAGCTGCGCCGACAACATGCGCCTTGCCTTGCAGGCCATCGGCCTGCGCGCCCGCGAAGTGCCACAGCCGTTCAACCTGTGGATGAATATCCCGGTCAAGGCGGACTACAGCATCGAGTGGCTGCCGCCGGTTTCCAAGGCCGGTGACTACGTCGAGATCCAGGCAGCCATGGACTGCGTGGTGGTGATGTCCGCCTGCCCGCAGGACATCGTGCCGATCAACGACCTGAACCCGGTGGAAGTGCACTTCGTGGTCAGCGCCGGCTGA
- a CDS encoding amino acid ABC transporter permease, producing MNDFGARFALYWPALLDGALTTLWLCLAGMLLGFVLGVLIYLLGNSRSLGCVAFARVYVSFFRGTPMLAQLLLLFYLPAGLGLDVPALVAAGLALAMNTAAYQSQILRSGFAAIPAGQLEAAAVFSISRWRMLLHIQLPQVLRLTLPALISELIDVIKVSAVVSVISITDLMRVSQQLVSQTYRPLEVYLVAALFYLALTSLLALLGRELERRWQARN from the coding sequence ATGAATGATTTTGGCGCTCGCTTCGCGCTCTACTGGCCGGCTTTGCTTGATGGCGCGCTGACGACCTTGTGGTTGTGCCTGGCCGGTATGCTGCTGGGCTTCGTGCTCGGCGTGCTGATCTACCTGCTGGGCAATAGCCGCAGCCTTGGCTGCGTGGCGTTCGCCAGGGTCTACGTCAGTTTCTTTCGTGGTACGCCAATGCTGGCGCAGCTGCTGTTGCTGTTCTATCTGCCCGCCGGGCTGGGGCTGGACGTTCCGGCGCTGGTCGCGGCAGGCCTGGCCTTGGCGATGAATACCGCGGCCTACCAGTCGCAGATTCTGCGCAGCGGTTTCGCCGCCATCCCGGCCGGGCAACTGGAAGCCGCGGCGGTGTTCAGCATCAGCCGCTGGCGCATGTTGCTGCATATCCAGTTGCCGCAGGTGCTGCGCCTGACCCTGCCGGCGCTGATCTCCGAGCTGATCGACGTGATCAAGGTCTCGGCGGTGGTCTCGGTGATCTCCATCACCGACCTGATGCGGGTCAGCCAGCAGCTGGTATCGCAGACCTACCGACCGCTCGAGGTCTACCTGGTAGCGGCGCTGTTCTACCTGGCGTTGACCAGCCTGCTGGCCCTGCTCGGGCGTGAGCTGGAACGACGCTGGCAGGCCCGCAACTGA
- the trpA gene encoding tryptophan synthase subunit alpha, producing MSRLQNRFAELKAENRAALVTFITAGDPDYATSLSILKGLPDAGADVIELGMPFTDPMADGPAIQLANIRALAGKQGMQQTLQMVREFRQGNQSTPLVLMGYYNPIFVYGVERFISDAKEAGVDGLIVVDLPPEHNDELCEPAQSAGIDFIRLTTPTTDDDRLPTVLAGSSGFVYYVSVAGVTGAGAATMDHVEEAVARLRRHTDLPVCIGFGIRTPQHAAEVAKRAEGAVVGSALIDKIAEAQSPQQAINGVLGLCRELAEGVRGARR from the coding sequence ATGAGCCGCCTGCAGAACCGTTTCGCCGAACTGAAAGCGGAAAACCGCGCCGCGCTGGTGACCTTCATCACCGCAGGCGACCCCGACTACGCCACCTCGCTGAGCATTCTCAAGGGCCTGCCGGACGCCGGCGCCGACGTGATCGAGCTGGGCATGCCGTTCACCGACCCGATGGCCGACGGCCCGGCCATCCAGCTCGCCAACATCCGCGCGCTGGCCGGCAAGCAGGGCATGCAGCAGACGCTGCAGATGGTGCGCGAATTCCGCCAAGGCAACCAGAGCACGCCGCTGGTGCTGATGGGCTACTACAACCCGATCTTCGTCTACGGCGTCGAGCGCTTCATCAGCGACGCCAAAGAGGCCGGCGTCGACGGTCTGATCGTGGTCGACCTGCCGCCGGAGCACAACGACGAGCTGTGCGAACCGGCGCAGAGCGCAGGTATCGACTTCATCCGCCTGACCACGCCGACCACCGATGATGACCGCCTGCCCACCGTACTGGCCGGCAGTTCCGGCTTCGTTTACTACGTGTCGGTGGCTGGCGTGACTGGCGCCGGTGCGGCGACTATGGATCATGTCGAAGAAGCCGTGGCGCGCCTGCGTCGCCACACCGACCTGCCCGTGTGCATCGGTTTCGGCATCCGCACCCCGCAGCACGCCGCCGAAGTGGCCAAGCGCGCCGAGGGCGCGGTGGTTGGCTCGGCGCTGATCGACAAGATCGCCGAGGCGCAGAGCCCGCAGCAGGCCATCAACGGTGTGCTCGGCCTGTGCCGCGAACTGGCCGAAGGGGTGCGCGGCGCGCGGCGCTGA
- a CDS encoding transporter substrate-binding domain-containing protein → MHRRAVKNLTFALVTLLASSLAQADDLLQRIQQAKQITIATEARFAPFESVENGKIVGYGVDLMNYVLKDLPDVKVKQLDLPFQGILPGLDTGKFDFVVTSVTVNKARFDQFAFTAPIAESTVALLKRADDASVSSLSDLNGKIVGSQSGSGQLQVLMAYDAKLKAEGQPGLRGIREYVSFDEAYADLALGRLDGVAQSLSNLGPLIKSRPGLFVTLNEMLGPKTYYGWVGRKGEDSASLVKLFSEGIGRANRDGTMKALQEKWFGFSMDVPADAMPEPSI, encoded by the coding sequence ATGCATCGCCGTGCCGTGAAAAACCTGACATTCGCCTTGGTCACCCTGCTTGCCAGTTCCCTGGCCCAGGCCGATGACCTGCTGCAACGCATCCAGCAGGCAAAACAGATCACCATCGCTACCGAAGCCCGCTTCGCACCGTTCGAGTCGGTGGAGAACGGCAAGATCGTCGGTTATGGCGTCGATCTGATGAATTACGTGCTCAAGGATCTGCCAGACGTCAAGGTCAAGCAACTCGATCTGCCCTTCCAGGGCATTCTGCCGGGCCTGGATACCGGCAAGTTCGATTTCGTGGTCACCTCGGTCACGGTGAACAAGGCGCGCTTCGATCAGTTCGCCTTCACCGCGCCGATTGCGGAGTCCACCGTGGCGCTGCTCAAGCGTGCCGACGATGCTTCGGTCAGCAGCCTGAGCGACCTCAATGGCAAGATCGTCGGCTCGCAGAGCGGTTCCGGCCAGCTGCAGGTGTTGATGGCTTATGACGCCAAGCTCAAGGCCGAAGGCCAGCCGGGCCTCAGAGGTATTCGTGAGTACGTCAGCTTCGATGAAGCCTATGCCGACCTGGCGCTCGGCCGTCTCGATGGTGTGGCGCAGTCGTTGTCCAACCTGGGGCCGCTGATCAAGTCGCGCCCGGGCCTGTTCGTCACCCTGAATGAAATGCTCGGGCCGAAGACCTACTACGGCTGGGTCGGCCGCAAGGGCGAGGACAGCGCCAGTCTGGTCAAGCTGTTCAGCGAAGGGATCGGCCGCGCCAACCGCGACGGCACGATGAAGGCCCTGCAGGAAAAATGGTTCGGTTTCAGCATGGACGTGCCTGCTGACGCCATGCCTGAGCCGAGCATCTGA
- a CDS encoding amino acid ABC transporter ATP-binding protein has translation MSNLPLLELRGVGKSYGANRVLQGFDLSVHAGEIVSLIGPSGSGKTTALRCMNFLEAYDEGEVWIDGQLLGYSGPGRKPRDQDSPAAIAEVRRPLSMVFQQFNLWPHMTVLENVMAPLLLGKGMNKGEARALAESALQRVGLAAKADAYPARLSGGQQQRVGIARALAVKPRLMLLDEPTSALDPELVEEVLQVIRSLADDGMTMVMVTHEMSFAAQISSQVVFMEAGRIVETGAPGEMFQQPATERLKQFLKPWFNRSLSPRAEVTA, from the coding sequence ATGAGCAACCTCCCCCTTCTTGAACTGCGCGGCGTGGGCAAGTCCTACGGCGCCAACCGCGTGCTGCAGGGGTTCGACCTCAGTGTGCATGCGGGCGAGATCGTCTCGCTGATCGGCCCGTCCGGTTCGGGCAAGACCACCGCGCTGCGCTGTATGAATTTTCTCGAGGCCTATGACGAAGGCGAGGTGTGGATCGACGGCCAACTGCTCGGTTACAGCGGCCCGGGTCGCAAACCGCGGGATCAGGACAGCCCCGCGGCCATCGCCGAGGTGCGTCGGCCGCTGTCCATGGTGTTCCAGCAATTCAACCTGTGGCCGCACATGACCGTGCTGGAGAATGTCATGGCGCCCCTGCTGCTGGGCAAGGGCATGAACAAGGGCGAAGCGCGTGCCCTGGCCGAAAGCGCGTTGCAGCGTGTCGGCCTGGCGGCCAAGGCCGATGCCTACCCCGCGCGGCTTTCCGGTGGTCAGCAGCAACGTGTCGGTATCGCCCGGGCGCTGGCGGTGAAACCGCGACTGATGCTGCTCGACGAGCCGACCTCGGCGCTCGACCCGGAGTTGGTCGAGGAAGTGCTGCAGGTGATCCGCAGCCTGGCCGACGATGGCATGACCATGGTCATGGTCACCCACGAGATGAGCTTTGCCGCGCAGATTTCCAGCCAGGTGGTGTTCATGGAGGCCGGACGCATCGTCGAGACCGGCGCGCCGGGCGAGATGTTCCAGCAACCGGCCACCGAGCGCCTGAAGCAGTTTCTCAAGCCCTGGTTCAACCGCAGCCTCAGCCCGCGTGCGGAGGTGACGGCATGA